The Panthera uncia isolate 11264 chromosome C1 unlocalized genomic scaffold, Puncia_PCG_1.0 HiC_scaffold_3, whole genome shotgun sequence genomic sequence GAGTTAATTTTGGCCTGTAACCACTTTTTCATACAATCTTGGTGAACATACTGCAAGCTTCCTGTGCACTTGCACGGCTCTATCAGCAAGTTAGATGATGATGCAGCTGCCATCTGACAAATTCTACATAAgtcaccttcttcttcttcagagtCCTCTAAAAGGAGGCTAGAAAAGAAGGAACATCTTGTAAATACAGCTATCAAAACTTATCCTGGTTGGTCATTTCAAATCATACATAATCTCAaacaatatttttgttatttctattcATGTTCTaagtagaaaaaaagcaaacaaccatAAAAAGCTCCAACCACCATTAAAAACCAATTCAATGAGAATGAAAATGACAATAACTGTTTTAAAGGTAAATGAAACAGGATATCCTATTATTTACCTTCAAAGGCTTTAAGTAATTTTGTCTTTGATATCACACTTATTTCGTATCACACCTTATTTTTCACAATCACTTTACAAATATCccaagaaattttaatttctacagTGTCGTAGACTACTTCAGTTCCAATGGTATAAAGGTAATGTACTTACATACTTAGCACCTTCCTCCCCCATCTCCGAAAAAACATTTAGGacaacttcaaaaaattaaatccgGGCTTGTGTTTTTTCACTTACATGCTATCAGAACCACATAGGGTTAAACTGATAAACTTTTTGTGCTAAATCACAGTAAAAGAACAAAGACTTTTAttcatttcccccacccctagcaatgttatttatttaatcatcctCATTTCAACAGAGTAGGCTTTTAAAGTGTGAAGCAGTTTTCATTAACCTATGTCCTCTAACAGGCCCACATGTACTGCTTAATTTAAATGCAGAATGAtagccatttatatatatattttacaaatatttaatgtttgttaaagTGCTTATTGCCTTAGTCCATTGCTGGCATGAAAGAAGTAACTCAGTAAATTACAACTGAATGCTAAACTGTTACTAAAATACAACCTGGATGATACAGGTTCctaatgaattcagcaaaaagATGTATGGAAAGAGGATTAGATGTACAACTGTTAGGTGATTATCATGGTCTGGTTAAGCCAGAGATATAACCTcaagcataaatatttatgttttacctTCAGATTTAACTTTCTCTGGCTTatactttcaattatttttacttaagagTTTCAATTTTTTAGACTTGTATTAATTTACTTGTGGAGTGTCTTGAAATCACATAttagcaaaaaatatataatgaaggaATACCCACACACTATTTCTATGACAAAATAACCAACAAATACTGCTTTATAATCTAACCAGACACGGTGGTGCTGGcttaatttgtttctctttggaaATTACCAAACTAATGCTTTGCCCTCTGTTGAACCACTGCCCTCAAATTAACCTAACTTTGAACACAGGAAATATAATAGTTACTACATTTATCAGCAGACAGCTTATAATCAGAGGGAGTTACTATGACATTAAAGCTAAGACTACCAGGGTatcttttatcaagaaaggaaaaatagcaaACTTCAAATGTGAGAAGAGAATAGTCCCATGCTACAATTTGTcctacataaagaaaaaagggaatgtAGTAGCCTAATATCCAACAACCCAGACTCTCTTTATCCCCAGAGagttacattttaatgtatttcttcttaaaaaaataaaaaaatctaaaatagtaAAAACTATGCTTCCCAACAATCCCATTACATTAGTtatttatgaagaagaaaaagcaacaaGTTAAAACACCCCACAACCTTAGCTTTACCTAAGTCTTGTCTTCCTATATTTTACATGAACTATCCTAAtccattttacaataaaaattattttaatagatggAAAAACTAAGTAcactaaaatgacaaaataaacaatCAAGTTGGGACTGAAATCTCTGATCTTTCATCTCTTCACTCTTaccagagatttttaaataatcaactGTACAAAGATTGTATTTGCTTATAAAAAGATTCTAAGTCCTAAATTTAAACTACTATTTCTGTCAAATCAATATACAAAGAATATTCTGTGTACATGTACACGTCAAAAACAAAATCTGtgcaaatgattttattttatctcattccAGAAGAGTCTGAGATGAGATAtacaaataaatggtaaataaatcTTACTAAAGGGTAAGACAGATAGTTTTGATAATTTATAAACCCCTGGGGTCCCTTATCAATTCTACTTAGCAATGGTCTACCAAGGAACAGGGTGAGACATTAagattttttgcctttttatgcAAAAAGCTGTATTGAAAGCTGGTTAAAAATAATCTTCAGACTATTTCTTGATGCAATCTACACCCCCAGTGCCTATCTTCATTACTAATTCTCATCCACTTTACCTCTGAGAATTTAACATCTTAGTGGGTataaattttaaggaaagaaatttcCGGTATGTTTCTTGTTATGAGAAgccattttagaaataaagatttctggggcacctgggtggttcacttggttgagcatctgacttcagctcaggtcatgatctcacagttcacaactttgagtcccacatcaggctcactgcagagccccccttcagattctgtccctctctctctctctgcccctcccccactcatgtgctttctcccttcaaaaataaaaaaagatttcttcctCTAATCTGCTCTTGCTTTACAGACTTATGACAGGTATTCAAATTtacctctcttttattttctgcagtTTTTCTGGGTCTCTTGAAGGTGCACTTTTAGTTTTATCACTTTTTCCATCAGATGAACTCCAACCTGAAGGAATAATATCTACAGTGATCATGACATTGTCGGTCAAATTATTTCCAAGTGCTGGGGGGACTGCGAATCGAAATAAAGAACCAGGAAGGATCCCTGTTATTCCTGTATTTCTTCCACTGTGAGCTGAATCTGATGTGGAGCCACCCGTAGCAGCACTACTCGATGCTGCAGATGCTTGTGATCTGTTGGCAGTAGCCCCAAGGGGATCACTCTGTGCTTCAAGGTGAACCACTTCATTTGATTCTCTTCTAAAAATATGATGAGATCTAGGTGGTATATCAGAGGTAGGTATCCTTGAAGATTCATCTCGTCCCTCTCGTCTCCTTCTAGAGAACAAAGGTGTGCATCTATTTCTAAGTGAGGAAGATAACCATGGTCCTGTATTTCTACCTTCAGATTCTTGGTTAAAATTTTCTGAATCAGGCTCAGAGCTATGATTTTGGCTAAGAGATGACAAACCCCATCTTCGCCTAAGAAATCGAAATCCCTGAGAAGCTTCAGATGCCCTATTATCGGGAACATCAGAAGCTGACGCTGCATTGCTACGAGACTGTGAAGCTGTCAAGATTCTTGGAGAAACATAGGAATTTTCAGAACTCAATGATCTTGTATTCAAGGAATCCTGACTAGATCTTCGGGGAAAGAAGGTAGATGACATACTAGAAGCTATACGTGACAGCAATCTTCTGGTTGAACGTCTACCTTCGTTGTCAGAAGATTCTTGAAATGATCTTTGAGATGAACCAACCCTATCTGAACTGCTTATGGTTGAGGCTTCATCTCTAtttgaaagataagaaaatcCAGGCTGTGTACTGCTTTGGGGAGATTCCAATTCTCTTGGAGAAAAATTTGACCTTAGAGAATTTCTATTAGAGTCCCTAGAACATGGTACAGTCTGATGTTCAGAAGGCATCTGGTGGTTTGTGGATGATGTATTCAACTGTAAAGTGCTCACTGAGTTATCTTTTGGTCTTGCTCCCTGTGAATATGAAGAAGGAACTCTGTCTTgaatatctatttttgaaagaaaagaaagataaccaattacatgaaatattttgagtattaaatttagaattattaactaatatttgcaaaatgaaacaCTGGATTCAAACCAATACTGCTATTATTATGAATACACAGCTTAACTActattacagaaaaaaacataaatgtatttctctttttatactgCTAAGTCAACACtccaaactgaaaagaaagaaatgtatcatGGCTAATGAGACAAACATCTAAATCTACTAAATTAATGAAGGTATAACAGTCTGAATCTGTTAATCAGAAAATGATATGGTAAATATCTAACATCTAAATGgataaggaattttattttatttttaaatgtttatttttgagagagagtgcgtgtgtgtggggggggtatttttgagagagagcgtgtgtgggagagagagggagacagaggatccaaagtggactctgcgctgacagcggagagaatgatgtggagctcaaattcacaaaccatgagatcttgatctgagccaaagtcgaatgcttaaccgactgagccccccaggtgcctctaaatggATAAGAAATTTTCAATGAGCCAAAGAATTCACTGTAAAGGACTCTTACAATAAATAATGGCAAAATAATCCTAGGAAGACAGTGTTTTGGAGATTCTTCCTACACTGCAAGAAGTATAAAAGTTATTTCATACAAATACTATCATCCTTAAAATTTGACGGCAAACCTTGGTTGACAGCTAAAAATTCctccaatcttttttctttcaagttcttATCTCTGTTACTTATCAGACATAACTCTATTTTTCAACACTTGCTAGAAGCTAGGAGTCAGAATAGAGCCCACTAGTGGTGGTTCTACACCTTAAAATGAGATGAGAAATACTACAGCATTCctttataaagaattctcaacCACACACTTAGCTTAAAGAGTGAGATTGATACTGTGCTAACACATGGACCTTTGTGAAGGGATAAACTGTTAGTGGCTAAATCTACTCTACCCTATACTTTTAGACATTCAAACCTAGACGCCACTGATACTATATACTAGAGCTCATACGcctaaaaccaaacaaataaaaagaggtCTTCATTGATCATTGGTCAAGGCAAAGACTGCCCcaataactttatttaaaataacctacacagggtgtgcctggctggctcagttgatggggttgtgagtctgagctccaggatgggtgaagagattacctaaaacaattttttttttttttttagtttatttattttgagagagaaaacacaagcgggggaggggcagagagagaaggagacagacagagccccaagcaggttctgtgctgtccacacagaacccaacacaggccctcgatctcaagaaccctgagatcataacctgagccaaaatcaagtcaggcacttaactgactgagccacgtaggtgccccaaacaaatgtattttcttctatgtAAATCAAACTCCACTTCTGCCTGCTAGATCTCTCAACTTCAATAAGcaccttttgttttttagtattactattttatgacatttaattttgaaaacctTAATACACTGACAGAAATAGTGTGGGTCTTTATTtcaactgaatgaataaaagcacATTCATGTTAAACAAAAGTAATTCTAAATTAAATGTTGATTTCAAGCTTTAGTTAGGTCAGAAATTTACCATTAAGTAGTTATTACACTATACAGTTAATCCCTGAACAACATGGATTCGATCTGCATAGGTCCACTTATCCACAGATTTTTCTGGTAAATACAGTAggcattatatatgtatttctcttacgattttttcttttcttttttaacatttttaatgtttatttattttggggagggcgggtaggggcag encodes the following:
- the MARCHF7 gene encoding E3 ubiquitin-protein ligase MARCHF7 isoform X5; the encoded protein is MESKPSRIPRRISVQPSGSLSARMMSGSRGNSLNDTYHSRDSSFRLDSEYQSTSASASPFQSTWYSESEITQGARSRSQNQQRDHDSKRPKLSCTNCASTSAGRNIGHGLNAVSESSWRHNQVPRSSSMVLGSFGTDLMRERRDLERRTDSSISNLMDYSHRSGDFTNSSYIQDRVPSSYSQGARPKDNSVSTLQLNTSSTNHQMPSEHQTVPCSRDSNRNSLRSNFSPRELESPQSSTQPGFSYLSNRDEASTISSSDRVGSSQRSFQESSDNEGRRSTRRLLSRIASSMSSTFFPRRSSQDSLNTRSLSSENSYVSPRILTASQSRSNAASASDVPDNRASEASQGFRFLRRRWGLSSLSQNHSSEPDSENFNQESEGRNTGPWLSSSLRNRCTPLFSRRRREGRDESSRIPTSDIPPRSHHIFRRESNEVVHLEAQSDPLGATANRSQASAASSSAATGGSTSDSAHSGRNTGITGILPGSLFRFAVPPALGNNLTDNVMITVDIIPSGWSSSDGKSDKTKSAPSRDPEKLQKIKESLLLEDSEEEEGDLCRICQMAAASSSNLLIEPCKCTGSLQYVHQDCMKKWLQAKINSGSSLEAVTTCELCKEKLQLNLEDFDIHELHRAHANEQVSIFCLIWLSMSLSALVST
- the MARCHF7 gene encoding E3 ubiquitin-protein ligase MARCHF7 isoform X6; this encodes MVLGSFGTDLMRERRDLERRTDSSISNLMDYSHRSGDFTNSSYIQDRVPSSYSQGARPKDNSVSTLQLNTSSTNHQMPSEHQTVPCSRDSNRNSLRSNFSPRELESPQSSTQPGFSYLSNRDEASTISSSDRVGSSQRSFQESSDNEGRRSTRRLLSRIASSMSSTFFPRRSSQDSLNTRSLSSENSYVSPRILTASQSRSNAASASDVPDNRASEASQGFRFLRRRWGLSSLSQNHSSEPDSENFNQESEGRNTGPWLSSSLRNRCTPLFSRRRREGRDESSRIPTSDIPPRSHHIFRRESNEVVHLEAQSDPLGATANRSQASAASSSAATGGSTSDSAHSGRNTGITGILPGSLFRFAVPPALGNNLTDNVMITVDIIPSGWSSSDGKSDKTKSAPSRDPEKLQKIKESLLLEDSEEEEGDLCRICQMAAASSSNLLIEPCKCTGSLQYVHQDCMKKWLQAKINSGSSLEAVTTCELCKEKLQLNLEDFDIHELHRAHANEQAEYEFISSGLYLVVLLHLCEQSFSDMMGNTNEPSTRVRFINLARTLQAHMEDLESRWNFPFPDLLNFFCKLNPQTKTLLYTLSTKLELHL
- the MARCHF7 gene encoding E3 ubiquitin-protein ligase MARCHF7 isoform X1 encodes the protein MESKPSRIPRRISVQPSGSLSARMMSGSRGNSLNDTYHSRDSSFRLDSEYQSTSASASPFQSTWYSESEITQGARSRSQNQQRDHDSKRPKLSCTNCASTSAGRNIGHGLNAVSESSWRHNQVPRSSSMVLGSFGTDLMRERRDLERRTDSSISNLMDYSHRSGDFTNSSYIQDRVPSSYSQGARPKDNSVSTLQLNTSSTNHQMPSEHQTVPCSRDSNRNSLRSNFSPRELESPQSSTQPGFSYLSNRDEASTISSSDRVGSSQRSFQESSDNEGRRSTRRLLSRIASSMSSTFFPRRSSQDSLNTRSLSSENSYVSPRILTASQSRSNAASASDVPDNRASEASQGFRFLRRRWGLSSLSQNHSSEPDSENFNQESEGRNTGPWLSSSLRNRCTPLFSRRRREGRDESSRIPTSDIPPRSHHIFRRESNEVVHLEAQSDPLGATANRSQASAASSSAATGGSTSDSAHSGRNTGITGILPGSLFRFAVPPALGNNLTDNVMITVDIIPSGWSSSDGKSDKTKSAPSRDPEKLQKIKESLLLEDSEEEEGDLCRICQMAAASSSNLLIEPCKCTGSLQYVHQDCMKKWLQAKINSGSSLEAVTTCELCKEKLQLNLEDFDIHELHRAHANEQAEYEFISSGLYLVVLLHLCEQSFSDMMGNTNEPSTRVRFINLARTLQAHMEDLESRWNFPFPDLLNFFCKLNPQTKTLLYTLSTKLELHL
- the MARCHF7 gene encoding E3 ubiquitin-protein ligase MARCHF7 isoform X3 codes for the protein MESKPSRIPRRISVQPSGSLSARMMSGSRGNSLNDTYHSRDSSFRLDSEYQSTSASASPFQSTWYSESEITQGARSRSQNQQRDHDSKRPKLSCTNCASTSAGRNIGHGLNAVSESSWRHNQVPRSSSMVLGSFGTDLMRERRDLERRTDSSISNLMDYSHRSGDFTNSSYIQDRVPSSYSQGARPKDNSVSTLQLNTSSTNHQMPSEHQTVPCSRDSNRNSLRSNFSPRELESPQSSTQPGFSYLSNRDEASTISSSDRVGSSQRSFQESSDNEGRRSTRRLLSRIASSMSSTFFPRRSSQDSLNTRSLSSENSYVSPRILTASQSRSNAASASDVPDNRASEASQGFRFLRRRWGLSSLSQNHSSEPDSENFNQESEGRNTGPWLSSSLRNRCTPLFSRRRREGRDESSRIPTSDIPPRSHHIFRRESNEVVHLEAQSDPLGATANRSQASAASSSAATGGSTSDSAHSGRNTGITGILPGSLFRFAVPPALGNNLTDNVMITVDIIPSGWSSSDGKSDKTKSAPSRDPEKLQKIKESLLLEDSEEEEGDLCRICQMAAASSSNLLIEPCKCTGSLQYVHQDCMKKWLQAKINSGSSLEAVTTCELCKEKLQLNLEDFDIHELHRAHANEQAEYEFISSGLYLVVLLHLCEQSFSDMMGNTNEPSTRVRFINLARTLQAHMEDLETSEDDSEEDGDHNRTFNIA
- the MARCHF7 gene encoding E3 ubiquitin-protein ligase MARCHF7 isoform X4, whose translation is MESKPSRIPRRISVQPSGSLSARMMSGSRGNSLNDTYHSRDSSFRLDSEYQSTSASASPFQSTWYSESEITQGARSRSQNQQRDHDSKRPKLSCTNCASTSAGRNIGHGLNAVSESSWRHNQVPRSSSMVLGSFGTDLMRERRDLERRTDSSISNLMDYSHRSGDFTNSSYIQDRVPSSYSQGARPKDNSVSTLQLNTSSTNHQMPSEHQTVPCSRDSNRNSLRSNFSPRELESPQSSTQPGFSYLSNRDEASTISSSDRVGSSQRSFQESSDNEGRRSTRRLLSRIASSMSSTFFPRRSSQDSLNTRSLSSENSYVSPRILTASQSRSNAASASDVPDNRASEASQGFRFLRRRWGLSSLSQNHSSEPDSENFNQESEGRNTGPWLSSSLRNRCTPLFSRRRREGRDESSRIPTSDIPPRSHHIFRRESNEVVHLEAQSDPLGATANRSQASAASSSAATGGSTSDSAHSGRNTGITGILPGSLFRFAVPPALGNNLTDNVMITVDIIPSGWSSSDGKSDKTKSAPSRDPEKLQKIKESLLLEDSEEEEGDLCRICQMAAASSSNLLIEPCKCTGSLQYVHQDCMKKWLQAKINSGSSLEAVTTCELCKEKLQLNLEDFDIHELHRAHANEQAEYEFISSGLYLVVLLHLCEQSFSDMMGNTNEPSTRVRLQRMIPKKMETITEHLILPNLI
- the MARCHF7 gene encoding E3 ubiquitin-protein ligase MARCHF7 isoform X2; this encodes MESKPSRIPRRISVQPSGSLSARMMSGSRGNSLNDTYHSRDSSFRLDSEYQSTSASASPFQSTWYSESEITQGARSRSQNQQRDHDSKRPKLSCTNCASTSAGRNIGHGLNAVSESSWRHNQVPRSSSMVLGSFGTDLMRERRDLERRTDSSISNLMDYSHRSGDFTNSSYIQDRVPSSYSQGARPKDNSVSTLQLNTSSTNHQMPSEHQTVPCSRDSNRNSLRSNFSPRELESPQSSTQPGFSYLSNRDEASTISSSDRVGSSQRSFQESSDNEGRRSTRRLLSRIASSMSSTFFPRRSSQDSLNTRSLSSENSYVSPRILTASQSRSNAASASDVPDNRASEASQGFRFLRRRWGLSSLSQNHSSEPDSENFNQESEGRNTGPWLSSSLRNRCTPLFSRRRREGRDESSRIPTSDIPPRSHHIFRRESNEVVHLEAQSDPLGATANRSQASAASSSAATGGSTSDSAHSGRNTGITGILPGSLFRFAVPPALGNNLTDNVMITVDIIPSGWSSSDGKSDKTKSAPSRDPEKLQKIKESLLLEDSEEEEGDLCRICQMAAASSSNLLIEPCKCTGSLQYVHQDCMKKWLQAKINSGSSLEAVTTCELCKEKLQLNLEDFDIHELHRAHANEQAEYEFISSGLYLVVLLHLCEQSFSDMMGNTNEPSTRVRFINLARTLQAHMEDLESPHGPLIGSQLRHQLQSLKITFQH